The Fusobacterium pseudoperiodonticum DNA window ACTCTTTACATTTCTCTAAAGCAAGTTTTAACATCTGTTTGGCATAACCTTTATTTCTTTCAGTTTTTCTAACCCCATATCCAATATGTCCACCAGCCTCAGTTAAATATTCATTTAAGTAATGTCTAATATCTATCATTCCTACAATGTAATTATCTTTTTCTCTTATTACTAAATATGTTGATGAAGGAACAAGTCCTTTAGGAACAGTGTCTTCACAACTTCTCTTTTTTAATTCTTCAAACCAAATTTCAATAGAAGAAAATCTATCTAAACCGGCAGAACCATTTATAATAGGGCTTTCTGCTAAGGATTCTTCCTTATATTTTATAATTTCATCTGCATAAGATAAATCAGGTTTGACTAAAATAATTTTTTCCACGAACAACCTCCTATTAAATATTTCCTAAAAACTTGCTTATATATTTGAATCATATCATAAATTGTGAAAAAAATAAATTTGTGTTAATATATTTTTAACTTATAATAAATTTTTAAGGAGGAATTCTATGAGAAAAACTTTTAGTAAAAAAGCAGCATTACTACCTTTACCAGTATATATTATTGGAACTTATGATGAAAATGGAAAAGCTAATGCTATGAATTTAGCTTGGGGAGTACAATGTGGTTATCATGAAGTTTCATTGAGCATAGCAAAAGAACATAAGACAATGAAAAATATTTTATTAAAGAAAGAATTTACGATAAGTTTAGCAACTAAAGCTACAAAAGATATTGCAGATTATTTTGGAATAGAATCAGGAAATAAAGTGGATAAAATAGAAAAATCAGGAGTACATATAGTAAAGAGTGAAAATATAGATGCACCAATTATAGAAGAATTTCCATTGACTCTTGAATGTAAAGTTATAGAAATTCAAGAAGAATTAGGAGACTATAGGGTAGTTGCTGAAATTATTAATACACTGGCAGATGAATCTGTCTTAAATGAAAAAGGTGAAATAGATGTAGATAAATTAAAACTTATAACTTTTGATTCAATAACAAATTCATATCGTGTACTTGGTGAAAAAGTTGGACAAGCTTTTAAAGATGGAGCTAAAATAAAATAATAAAAAAATCCCACAGAAAACTCTGTGGGATAAATATTGTATATACTTTTGATAATTAACGTTTTGAGAATTGTGGGCTTCTTCTTGCTTTTTTCTTTCCGTATTTCTTTCTTTCAACCATTCTTGAGTCTCTAGTTAAGAATCCAGCTTCTCTTAAAGCAGCCTTTAAACTATCATCAGCAAGTACTAAAGCTCTTGCAACACCGTGTCTGATAGCTCCAGCTTGTCCAGAGTTACCTCCACCAACTACATTTACTTTAACTGCATATTTGTCTAAAGTTTCTGTTAATGCTAAAGGTTGTTCAACAATTCTAGAAAGGATTGCTCTTCCACCGAAATATTCGTCCATACCTTTACCGTTTATTTCTACTCCTTGTCCACCAGGAATTAATCTTACTCTTGCTACTGAAGTTTTTCTTCTTCCAGTTCCTAAAAATTGAGTTATTTTTTCTGCCACTGTTCTACCCCCTTATTATAATTCTACCTTGTTTGGTTTTTGTGCAGTATGAGAATGTTCTGTTCCTACAAATACTCTAAGTCTTGTTAGTTGTTGTCTTCCTAATTTGTTTTTTGGAAGCATTCTCTTAACAGCTAGCATTAAAAGTTCTTCAGGTTTTTTAGCTAAGATTTCTCCTAGTTTTCTTGCTCTTATTCCTCCAGGGAATCCAGAGTGATTGTAGTAAACTTTGTCATTTAATTTTTTACCAGTTACAACTAGTTTTTCAACATTAGTAACTACAACATAGTCTCCACCATCTATATGTGGTGTAAATGTTATTTTTTCTTTACCCATTAATTTTTTAGCAATTTCAACTGCTAATCTTCCTAAAATTTGTCCTTCTGCATCATAATGGTGCCACTCTCTGACAACATCTTCTTTTCTTTGCATAAAAGTATATTTTTTCACTTTTAAATCCTCCTAATATGGTTATATTTTTTTAATATAACGCAACGGTCCTTTGTGGGAAAGGCTTACATCTGATTATTATAGTCTTTTTTTTAGATTATGTCAATATATTTGTTTAATTTCATGCTCTTTATTAAAAATATTTTCAGCTATAAGGTTTCCAGCCTTGTCATAAACTTTTACAGCTCTACTATTTTTATCTCTATCTTCCGTTTGCATAACTTGTCCGTTTTCATAATATATCTTGCTACTTACAGAACCATCTATGCTAGGTGAAAGCTCCAATAAAATTTTTCCACTTGGATAGTACATAACAGCAGTTGTACCTTTTAATTGTATAGATGGTTTTCCACTCTTGTATTCAGCTTGAATAGTATCAGAAGTTAGAAGAAAAAGAGCAGTTTTAACTAAACTTTCTTTTGAGAACATATCTAAAAGAGATTTTTTAGCAGACTCACCATTTATTTTAATACCTTCATCTGAATTAGAGAAAACTTCTTTTCCATTTTCATGATATACAGCTATGTTAGTTTTATCCATAGAGAATAGTTTTTTACCACTTGAATAGAAGATAGT harbors:
- a CDS encoding GNAT family N-acetyltransferase; this translates as MEKIILVKPDLSYADEIIKYKEESLAESPIINGSAGLDRFSSIEIWFEELKKRSCEDTVPKGLVPSSTYLVIREKDNYIVGMIDIRHYLNEYLTEAGGHIGYGVRKTERNKGYAKQMLKLALEKCKELKIKRVLITCDEDNIASEKVILSANPKLEDIRNVDGENKKRFWIDL
- a CDS encoding flavin reductase family protein; translation: MRKTFSKKAALLPLPVYIIGTYDENGKANAMNLAWGVQCGYHEVSLSIAKEHKTMKNILLKKEFTISLATKATKDIADYFGIESGNKVDKIEKSGVHIVKSENIDAPIIEEFPLTLECKVIEIQEELGDYRVVAEIINTLADESVLNEKGEIDVDKLKLITFDSITNSYRVLGEKVGQAFKDGAKIK
- the rpsI gene encoding 30S ribosomal protein S9; its protein translation is MAEKITQFLGTGRRKTSVARVRLIPGGQGVEINGKGMDEYFGGRAILSRIVEQPLALTETLDKYAVKVNVVGGGNSGQAGAIRHGVARALVLADDSLKAALREAGFLTRDSRMVERKKYGKKKARRSPQFSKR
- the rplM gene encoding 50S ribosomal protein L13, whose protein sequence is MKKYTFMQRKEDVVREWHHYDAEGQILGRLAVEIAKKLMGKEKITFTPHIDGGDYVVVTNVEKLVVTGKKLNDKVYYNHSGFPGGIRARKLGEILAKKPEELLMLAVKRMLPKNKLGRQQLTRLRVFVGTEHSHTAQKPNKVEL
- a CDS encoding toxin-antitoxin system YwqK family antitoxin, coding for MKKGIILLALIFTACVNLDNIGANSGAEVKEVKTTNVSTSKNYEKRNGSLYVDNVLANGKQEYKEKNGVIIKGNYKEGLADGLQERYYPSGKLYGKINIINNKVEGTETTYYENGKIISELNYTQGKLISGKIYYENGDLLSKIEGKKITIFYSSGKKLFSMDKTNIAVYHENGKEVFSNSDEGIKINGESAKKSLLDMFSKESLVKTALFLLTSDTIQAEYKSGKPSIQLKGTTAVMYYPSGKILLELSPSIDGSVSSKIYYENGQVMQTEDRDKNSRAVKVYDKAGNLIAENIFNKEHEIKQIY